One region of Eupeodes corollae chromosome 1, idEupCoro1.1, whole genome shotgun sequence genomic DNA includes:
- the LOC129941073 gene encoding transmembrane protein 115, translated as MATTRALNRNVPYLKQQFSALLKNTSPVITVICAVTTCGYLLSYSKTAVQILSVTPGYILPSEFWIWTAFTFCFIELHFYEVLVDVITVGLCGKMLEPLWGQMEMFKFFAITNLGVAILTTFYYLFVYMCTKNAEILFDVHIHGLAGYVAGICVAVRQIMPDHLIFKTRYGRLTNRNVPLTVLTFSLVAWLINILEGTYPAMFCSGLIVSWVYLRFYQWHPNGHGDSSESFTFASFFPGVMQPFIGILVNPMYLCCLKMGVVKPPAPPRTVSTSSLSSISISMPGVDPHDIERRRLIALKALSERLKSSESGRQNSSLPKSFPQPPGSGSGGGGGKHHHGHGHGHSHSHHSSSAGHSHSGGHSHGGAGHSHQHHHHGTDSNTPAFYQPPQHKQPAAPVNPAPPLATPASYSNAVAIPKPEAIALLNAGLMAIPMPAPPPPPSDNETLISIDDGNATSSPSK; from the exons atggcgaCAACTCGGGCACTAAATCGGAATGTCCCCTATTTAAAGCAACAATTCTCCGCCCTCTTGAAAAACACTTCACCCGTCATTACGGTAATATGTGCAGTCACTACCTGTGGTTATTTGCTCTCGTATTCCAAGACAGCCGTCCAAATACTCAGTGTTACTCCGGGCTACATACTTCCCTCGGAATTCTGGATATGGACAGCATTTACCTTCTGCTTCATAGAGCTGCATTTCTATGAAGTCCTTGTCGACGTTATCACCGTTGGGCTATGTGGCAAGATGTTGGAACCTCTTTGGGGTCAGATGGAAATGTTTAAGTTCTTTGCAATCACTAATCTGGGGGTGGCAATATTGACAACTTTCtattatttgtttgtctatATGTGCACTAAGAATGCTGAGATCTTATTCGATGTTCACATTCATGGGTTGGCTGGATATGTGGCGGGAATTTGTGTGGCAGTGCGACAGATTATGCCAGATCATTTGATATTCAAGACACGCTATGGAAGGCTCACCAAtag AAACGTTCCACTCACGGTTCTTACATTTTCCCTTGTTGCTTGGCTGATCAACATCCTCGAGGGAACTTATCCGGCGATGTTCTGCTCTGGCCTGATAGTCTCATGGGTCTATCTGAGATTTTACCAATGGCATCCGAATGGCCACGGTGATAGCTCGGAAAGCTTCACATTTGCTAGCTTTTTCCCAGGCGTCATGCAGCCATTCATAGGTATCTTAGTGAATCCAATGTATCTCTGCTGTTTGAAAATGGGAGTGGTTAAGCCTCCAGCTCCACCCCGCACTGTTTCAACTTCGAGTCTGTCGTCAATATCGATTTCAATGCCTGGTGTTGACCCACATGACATCGAAAGGAGAAG ATTGATTGCTTTAAAGGCTTTGAGTGAACGTTTGAAATCATCCGAATCGGGTCGTCAGAATTCGTCTTTGCCAAAATCTTTTCCCCAGCCACCAGGTAGTGGTAGTGGAGGTGGAGGAGGAAAGCATCATCATGGACATGGTCATGGCCATTCCCACTCACATCACTCATCCTCTGCTGGACACAGTCATTCCGGTGGACATTCTCACGGAGGCGCTGGTCATTcgcatcaacatcatcatcatggcACCGATAGCAATACCCCAGCATTTTACCAACCGCCACAGCACAAGCAGCCGGCTGCTCCTGTGAATCCCGCGCCACCACTTGCAACACCTGCATCATATTCAAATGCCGTAGCAATCCCTAAACCAGAAGCAATTGCCCTTTTGAATGCTGGTTTAATGGCGATTCCAATGCCAGCACCACCTCCGCCTCCTTCCGATAATGAAACGCTTATAAGTATAGACGATGGAAATGCAACGTCATCACCATCGAAATAA
- the LOC129943236 gene encoding myosin-10 — protein MSFSKAKLKRFNDVDICDSPSAAAAGTSTTCASTTVASSSSSSTSSSMTTSSGTTAHPERREQIEKFFKDAVRANGASASAKEPKEGKTKEKTSLKEKGMRLFRTPSLPHRLRFRQHSDLTSTASTTSSTPFQSTSSTPIKEHTKSASNLKGKEALQFEIRSKNELLENYLSQIDVLKRHVEQLKETEARLKEENAQILQKNETLVSELTEENRNHKNTIDCLGIENAKLLEKANSFESELKNLTESHSTELENLKTINSQLEAKCENLNSKYEQYLSENSNLNEKIQKLDSEIVELKENLSRNNEERSESLKELDDIKSKNEELQSEVKKLQDQIEADALSYAVETKNTFVELESLRNEKNSLRNDLATKSELIHNLQEEVLDKNCEIDAHRDTIRSLEEEKQRYVNFDKVLEQAEEKVRIVEIQAEQKIKQLESNVEQTIERERNYWRSELNKRQEQAENQVIKIELEKQDVMILLESTNDMLRERDEKIQKYEDQLRKGLEYYINLTDTLQKQVVDIKADMAKTITEKYNYQLTLSNTRSTVNILMERLKKSDSDVESLKTELEAVQAEKKQLEANYTELQNELAALKNDLAESEKNLNALRESSTALQNEERIDENVEKYIELYLDLKNKDDNREVYMADMRKALDEFATVLELAQLEIDNKDKCLTKLKDENETLKLENLSLKSKANDNTKCIAEKDTDEQQEVLIDSQLKAECDKITNWLLSTADENNEVKELLKEKISNNINTPKSLPRTPKNTTPRTPRSPRTPRTPKSMKTVLFPGKENLLPTMEVIKSPLKTWNK, from the exons atgtcGTTTTCAAAAGCAAAATTGAAGCGTTTCAACGATGTTGATATCTGTGACTCCCCTTCAGCTGCCGCAGCAGGAACATCGACAACATGTGCAAGTACAACTGTTGCATCATCGTCGTCCTCATCTACATCGTCATCGATGACGACGTCGTCGGGCACTACTGCTCATCCAGAACGAAGGGAACAAATTGAGAAATTTTTCAAAGACGCAGTTAGAGCAAATGGTGCATCGGCTTCGGCTAAGGAACCCAAAGAAGGTAAAACCAAAGAGAAGACAAGTTTGAAGGAAAAAGGTATGCGACTATTTAGAACTCCATCGTTGCCACATCGTTTACGTTTCCGACAACATTCTGATTTGACTTCAACCGCCTCGACTACGTCCTCAACACCTTTTCAGTCAACCAGTTCGACCCCAATCAAAGAACACACAAAGTCTGCGTCGAATTTGAAAGGCAAAGAAGCGTTACAGTTTGAAATTAGATCGAAGAATGAACTTCTCGAGAACTATTTGAGTCAAATTGATGTACTTAAGCGTCATGTCGAACAGTTGAAGGAGACTGAAGCACGCCTCAAGGAAGAGAATGCacagattttgcaaaaaaacgaAACTCTCGTCTCTGAGTTAACTGAAGAGAATCGCAATCACAAGAACACCATTGATTGTTTGGGTATTGAAAACGCTAAGCTTCTCGAGAAGGCAAATAGTTTCGAGAGCGAATTGAAGAATCTCACCGAATCACACTCGACTGAGTTGGAAAATCTCAAAACTATCAATTCACAGTTGGAAGCCAAGTGTGAGAATCTCAACTCAAAGTACGAACAATATCTCAGTGAGAATTCGAACCTAAATGAAAAAATCCAAAAGCTAGATTCTGAAATAGTTGAGCTCAAGGAGAATCTCTCTCGCAACAACGAAGAGCGTTCGGAGAGCTTAAAAGAACTCGATGATATCAAATCGAAGAACGAGGAACTTCAATCTGAGGTGAAGAAACTCCAGGACCAAATCGAAGCCGATGCATTGTCTTATGCCGTTGAGACTAAGAACACCTTTGTCGAACTGGAATCCCTCCGAAATGAAAAGAACTCTTTGCGCAACGACTTGGCCACAAAATCCGAACTCATCCATAATCTTCAGGAAGAGGTTTTGGATAAGAACTGTGAAATCGATGCCCATCGAGATACCATTCGTTCGTTGGAAGAGGAAAAACAGCGATACGTCAACTTTGATAAGGTTCTTGAACAAGCCGAAGAGAAGGTTCGTATCGTTGAGATCCAGGCCGAACAGAAGATCAAGCAGCTGGAATCGAATGTGGAACAAACAATCGAGCGTGAAAGAAACTACTGGCGCAGTGAACTGAATAAGAGACAGGAGCAGGCAGAGAATCAAGTTATCAAGATCGAGCTGGAGAAACAGGATGTCATGATCCTTCTCGAATCCACCAACGATATGCTCCGAGAACGTgatgagaaaattcaaaaatacgaaGACCAACTTCGCAAGGGTCttgaatattatattaatttgacAGACACTTTGCAAAAGCAGGTCGTCGACATTAAAGCCGACATGGCCAAGACTATCACTGAGAAGTACAACTATCAACTGACACTCAGTAATACCCGTTCCACTGTGAACATCCTGATGGAACGTTTGAAAAAATCCGATTCTGATGTCGAAAGCCTGAAGACTGAACTAGAGGCAGTGCAAGCCGAGAAGAAGCAGCTAGAAGCCAACTATACCGAATTGCAAAACGAACTGGCCGCCCTGAAAAACGATTTGGCCGAAAGCGAGAAGAATTTGAACGCATTGCGGGAATCATCAACTGCCCTGCAAAATGAG GAACGTATCGATGAAAATGTCGAGAAATACATTGAACTATATCTGGATCTCAAGAACAAGGACGACAATCGTGAGGTATACATGGCCGATATGCGTAAGGCTTTGGATGAGTTTGCAACGGTATTGGAATTGGCTCAGCTGGAAATCGATAACAAAGATAAATGTCTAACCAAGTTGAAGGATGAAAACGAGACACTCAAGTTGGAGAATCTATCGCTCAAGTCAAAGGCAAACGATAACACAAAATGCATCGCTGAAAAGGACACCGACGAACAGCAAGAAGTTCTAATTGATTCACAGTTGAAGGCTGAGTGCGATAAGATCACAAATTGGTTACTATCGACAGCTGACGAGAATAACGAGGTTAAGGAGTTGCTCAAGGAGAAAATCAGCAATAACATTAATACCCCCAAGAGCCTGCCTAGAACTCCCAAAAACACAACACCGAGGACACCCAGATCACCACGTACCCCAAGGACCCCGAAGTCGATGAAGACAGTCCTGTTCCCTGGCAAAGAGAATCTACTGCCCACCATGGAGGTCATAAAGAGCCCCCTTAAGACGTGGAATAAGTAA